A DNA window from Chryseobacterium sp. MEBOG06 contains the following coding sequences:
- a CDS encoding bacteriocin: protein MKKTNTQKRKLTKNELKEISGGRRPVCPRVVSCTDPQTGEERSGVPGIQDGLCC from the coding sequence ATGAAAAAAACAAACACTCAAAAAAGAAAACTTACAAAAAATGAGCTAAAAGAAATCAGCGGAGGAAGAAGACCTGTCTGCCCAAGAGTAGTAAGCTGCACAGATCCGCAAACCGGAGAAGAGCGGTCCGGAGTTCCTGGTATTCAGGATGGACTATGCTGTTAA
- a CDS encoding class IIb bacteriocin, lactobin A/cerein 7B family codes for MKKTNIQKRKLTKAELKEINGGGGPTCLMACFCNIDGEMTLGSCTPKGQCC; via the coding sequence ATGAAAAAAACAAACATTCAAAAAAGAAAATTAACCAAAGCCGAATTAAAAGAAATTAACGGCGGAGGCGGACCAACCTGTTTAATGGCTTGCTTTTGTAATATTGACGGAGAGATGACATTAGGATCATGTACTCCGAAAGGACAATGCTGCTAA
- a CDS encoding TlpA family protein disulfide reductase, with protein MKNLLKILIVFVFCTFFKAQQSFVPVMKYEELEKRIEQEKDKLLVVNFWSTTCAPCVKELPHFMEINNKYAGSPKYKMILVSLDRLADKEKVLKFMKNKNLSAEVLLLDDIKRMNTWIPRFEKDWDGNIPVTLFYKNGEKINFNDGEMSREDLEKTITENLQ; from the coding sequence ATGAAGAATTTGTTAAAGATTTTAATAGTCTTTGTTTTTTGTACTTTCTTCAAAGCTCAGCAGAGTTTTGTGCCTGTGATGAAATATGAAGAACTCGAAAAACGTATTGAGCAGGAAAAAGATAAACTTCTTGTGGTGAATTTCTGGTCAACAACCTGCGCTCCATGTGTAAAGGAGCTTCCTCACTTCATGGAAATCAATAATAAATATGCAGGAAGCCCAAAGTATAAAATGATTCTTGTTTCATTGGACAGGCTTGCAGATAAAGAAAAAGTACTGAAGTTTATGAAAAATAAAAATCTTAGTGCTGAAGTGCTGCTGCTGGATGATATTAAAAGAATGAATACCTGGATTCCAAGATTTGAGAAAGACTGGGATGGTAACATTCCGGTGACGCTGTTTTATAAAAATGGTGAAAAAATAAATTTCAATGATGGGGAAATGAGCAGGGAAGATCTTGAAAAAACAATTACAGAGAATCTACAATAA
- a CDS encoding thioredoxin family protein translates to MKNLKILITAFAVGLGLLSFTTTDHDHNKSQKEKVSSAKGYEVGDEAADFKLKNVDGKMVSLSDFKSAKGFIVIFTCNHCPYAKKYEDRIVELDKKYKNQGYPVIAINPNDPNVQPEDGYQQMIERAKQKGFTFPYLVDEGQKIYPQYGATKTPHVFVLQKEKGKNIVKYIGAIDNNYDNPNDVSEYYAQDAVNALIKGEPVKMTKTVAIGCTVKVKK, encoded by the coding sequence ATGAAAAATCTGAAAATTTTAATCACAGCATTTGCCGTTGGCTTAGGGTTGTTAAGTTTTACAACCACTGACCATGATCACAATAAATCTCAGAAAGAAAAAGTTTCTTCAGCAAAAGGTTATGAAGTTGGAGATGAAGCGGCTGATTTTAAGCTTAAAAATGTTGACGGTAAAATGGTTTCTCTAAGTGATTTTAAAAGTGCAAAAGGGTTCATTGTTATATTTACCTGTAACCATTGTCCTTATGCGAAGAAATATGAAGACCGTATTGTTGAGCTTGATAAAAAATATAAAAACCAGGGATATCCAGTAATCGCTATCAACCCTAATGATCCTAATGTACAGCCTGAGGATGGGTATCAGCAAATGATCGAGAGAGCTAAACAGAAAGGCTTTACTTTTCCGTATTTAGTAGATGAGGGCCAGAAAATCTATCCGCAGTATGGAGCAACGAAAACTCCGCATGTTTTTGTACTGCAGAAAGAAAAAGGAAAAAATATCGTCAAATATATTGGAGCTATCGACAACAATTATGATAATCCAAATGATGTATCGGAATATTATGCTCAGGATGCTGTGAATGCCTTGATCAAAGGTGAGCCAGTGAAAATGACGAAAACCGTAGCTATCGGTTGCACGGTCAAGGTAAAGAAGTAA
- a CDS encoding DUF2809 domain-containing protein, with translation MKLKFSLKYLLLTLFIFLVEVSIATILKDIFFVRAYLGDVIVVMLLYTFVKSFVEVNDQKLILGILLFSFLIEFAQYFNIAERLGFRRGSLMYIVIGNSFSWIDILCYAVVCLFLYIFVKMARTEASNS, from the coding sequence ATGAAACTGAAATTTAGCCTTAAATATCTCCTTCTGACCCTCTTTATTTTTCTTGTAGAAGTTTCAATCGCTACCATCCTGAAAGATATTTTCTTTGTAAGAGCTTATCTGGGCGACGTCATTGTGGTCATGCTTCTTTATACTTTTGTGAAGAGTTTTGTGGAGGTAAATGATCAGAAGCTGATCTTGGGAATTTTGCTTTTTTCATTTCTTATAGAATTTGCACAGTATTTCAACATCGCAGAAAGACTGGGCTTTCGTCGCGGAAGTCTGATGTATATTGTTATCGGGAACTCTTTTTCGTGGATTGATATTCTCTGTTATGCAGTAGTCTGTCTTTTCCTCTATATTTTCGTAAAAATGGCCAGAACTGAAGCCTCTAATTCTTAA
- a CDS encoding YARHG domain-containing protein, translating into MKILNYTLISLLAVSLISCKKDGKSNESGKDSLTAKKDSVFIPEVHKEYYGIYTGEFAGMEKVVDKMDGSEYDVNNYKKISLKINRITKDSVYGQSIVNGNQRPFRGVFNEATSSFVLDEPGNDKTDGRFEVKLKGDSLSGKWNAFNKTSVKAPSKTVKLIKKEFVYNPNFMLDKDSDIVDWTNSKDFTEKYTDEETGKTESYKTTKNRVASEAIFKLNASKQKLTEKDLKNLRKLDLEIIKNSVFARHGYSFKKETYRNFFEQTDWYIPVSGNVDNDLSPMEKENVALLNRFTKYAEDKYDSFGR; encoded by the coding sequence ATGAAAATTTTAAATTACACTCTTATTTCTTTACTTGCGGTTTCTCTGATAAGCTGTAAAAAAGATGGAAAAAGCAATGAATCCGGAAAAGATTCTCTGACGGCAAAAAAGGATTCTGTTTTCATTCCTGAAGTTCATAAAGAATATTACGGAATTTATACAGGTGAGTTTGCCGGAATGGAAAAGGTAGTTGATAAAATGGATGGTTCAGAGTATGACGTTAACAATTATAAAAAAATCTCATTAAAAATCAATAGAATTACAAAGGACAGCGTATACGGACAAAGCATTGTCAATGGAAACCAGCGTCCGTTCAGAGGGGTTTTTAATGAAGCGACATCTTCTTTTGTACTTGATGAACCGGGAAATGATAAAACCGACGGACGATTTGAAGTAAAACTGAAAGGAGACAGCTTGAGCGGAAAATGGAATGCTTTCAATAAAACATCGGTAAAAGCACCTTCAAAAACCGTGAAACTGATCAAAAAGGAATTTGTTTACAATCCCAACTTTATGCTGGATAAGGATTCCGACATTGTGGACTGGACAAATTCTAAAGATTTTACCGAAAAATATACAGATGAAGAAACCGGAAAAACAGAAAGTTATAAAACGACTAAAAACCGTGTTGCTTCCGAAGCGATATTCAAACTCAATGCATCCAAGCAAAAACTGACCGAGAAAGATCTTAAAAACCTAAGAAAACTGGATCTGGAAATCATCAAAAACTCTGTATTTGCAAGGCATGGCTACTCTTTTAAAAAAGAAACCTACAGAAATTTCTTTGAACAAACAGACTGGTATATTCCGGTTTCAGGCAATGTAGACAATGATCTTTCGCCTATGGAAAAAGAGAACGTGGCTTTACTGAATCGTTTTACCAAATATGCAGAGGATAAATATGACAGTTTTGGCAGATAG
- a CDS encoding DUF2306 domain-containing protein, which yields MLSLKRNTAIFFKILLILGFGYFFWLMVKITLEYIPCDPDASFLMIKQTEVAERPEYIVFFYTHVYTSIFVLLSGFLAMLRKNFGLKNFHRNMGKIYIFLILIFAAPSGFYMGIWANGGLLSKVSFVILGILWWFSTFKAYQLARQKKFKEHKQWMWRSFAFTLSAITLRMWKVIIVYLFHPNPMDVYQIIAWLGWIPNILIIEYLIKRKLI from the coding sequence ATGCTATCACTCAAAAGAAATACCGCCATTTTCTTTAAAATCCTTTTAATTTTGGGATTCGGGTATTTCTTTTGGCTGATGGTGAAAATAACGCTGGAATATATTCCTTGTGATCCAGATGCCAGCTTTTTAATGATCAAACAAACGGAAGTTGCAGAAAGGCCGGAATATATTGTGTTTTTCTATACTCATGTTTATACCAGTATTTTTGTACTTCTTTCAGGCTTTCTGGCCATGCTCAGAAAAAATTTCGGATTAAAAAACTTTCACAGGAATATGGGAAAGATCTATATTTTTCTCATTCTCATCTTTGCTGCGCCATCAGGATTTTACATGGGGATATGGGCAAACGGAGGTCTTCTCTCGAAGGTTTCATTTGTCATTCTGGGTATTTTATGGTGGTTTTCAACCTTCAAAGCCTACCAGCTTGCCCGGCAGAAAAAGTTCAAAGAACATAAACAATGGATGTGGCGGAGCTTTGCCTTTACATTATCTGCCATTACCCTCCGAATGTGGAAAGTTATTATTGTATATTTATTTCATCCCAATCCGATGGATGTTTATCAAATCATTGCATGGCTGGGCTGGATTCCCAATATCCTTATTATTGAATATTTAATCAAAAGAAAACTAATATGA
- a CDS encoding NAD(P)/FAD-dependent oxidoreductase, with protein MKQIIIIGGGAAGFFCASNLDEKKYNITILEQNSDVLQKVKISGGGRCNVTHACFDPRELVQFYPRGNKELLSVFSKFQPGDTMEWFDQRNVPLKIENDNRTFPESNSSQTIINTFLNETQKKNVSVRTKSVVKEIEKQDEKYRVKTSSGDFEADYIVYATGSSPKSLKIIENLGHKIVDLVPSLFTFNIKDDLLKDLPGTSFENAGISIPKLKTDESGPLLITHWGLSGPAVLKISAWEAISLAQLKYNFEIEVNFISIDLDEAEEVFHSFKQSNPKKTVGQSKIFDITNRFWQKVLEISKVDLNKQVANISGKEMQKILENLCRKKFQVTGKSTFKDEFVTAGGVDLKEINFKNMSSKLLPNFYIAGEVLNIDAVTGGFNFQACWSEGWLIAQDLNNL; from the coding sequence ATGAAACAGATCATTATAATCGGAGGCGGTGCTGCAGGCTTTTTCTGCGCATCCAACCTTGACGAAAAGAAATACAATATTACCATTTTAGAACAGAACTCTGATGTTCTACAGAAAGTAAAAATATCAGGAGGAGGGCGCTGCAATGTGACCCACGCCTGTTTTGATCCAAGGGAGCTGGTACAGTTTTATCCCCGTGGAAATAAGGAGTTATTGAGTGTTTTCAGCAAATTCCAACCCGGAGATACCATGGAATGGTTTGATCAGCGGAACGTTCCCCTGAAAATTGAAAATGACAACAGGACCTTTCCTGAAAGCAATTCATCACAGACCATTATCAATACTTTTTTAAATGAAACCCAGAAAAAAAATGTATCAGTAAGGACAAAATCTGTGGTGAAAGAGATTGAAAAGCAGGATGAAAAATACAGGGTAAAAACCAGTTCCGGTGATTTTGAAGCAGATTATATTGTTTACGCTACAGGAAGTTCTCCCAAATCACTGAAAATCATTGAAAATCTGGGCCATAAGATTGTAGATCTTGTTCCTTCACTTTTTACTTTTAATATTAAAGATGATTTGTTAAAAGATCTTCCGGGAACAAGTTTTGAAAATGCAGGGATTTCAATTCCTAAGCTGAAAACAGATGAAAGCGGGCCGCTGCTTATTACTCACTGGGGACTTTCCGGGCCTGCGGTTTTGAAAATTTCTGCATGGGAGGCGATAAGTCTTGCGCAGCTTAAATATAATTTTGAAATAGAGGTTAATTTTATTTCAATAGATCTGGATGAAGCAGAGGAAGTGTTCCATAGTTTTAAACAAAGCAATCCTAAAAAAACCGTCGGACAGTCAAAGATTTTTGATATTACGAACAGATTCTGGCAGAAAGTTTTAGAAATTTCAAAAGTTGACCTCAACAAACAGGTTGCTAATATTTCAGGAAAGGAAATGCAGAAAATCCTTGAAAATCTTTGCAGAAAGAAATTCCAGGTGACCGGAAAATCAACGTTCAAAGATGAGTTTGTAACAGCCGGAGGGGTTGATTTAAAAGAAATTAACTTTAAAAACATGTCTTCGAAACTTCTTCCGAACTTTTATATTGCGGGAGAAGTCTTAAATATAGATGCCGTGACAGGAGGCTTCAACTTTCAGGCGTGCTGGAGTGAAGGCTGGCTGATTGCACAGGATCTCAATAATTTGTAA
- a CDS encoding acyl-CoA thioesterase, with protein sequence MIFYHKFEVRWSDLDANKHLANSSYVQYCAQARMAFMTKEKMGVTQLSRWGIGPVILHERYSFFKEIYADQTVIVSVEIDGCSEDSSIYRFVHKFYTPDGVHCATSEATGVWIDMMLRKMTTPPDDVVEAMNKYKSPETVVLSKEDFKKFPFHPHNIDPAELTK encoded by the coding sequence ATGATTTTCTACCATAAATTTGAAGTGCGATGGAGCGATCTTGATGCTAATAAGCATTTAGCCAATTCGTCATATGTACAATATTGTGCGCAAGCCAGAATGGCTTTTATGACCAAAGAAAAAATGGGCGTTACCCAGCTTAGCAGATGGGGAATAGGTCCTGTGATCCTGCACGAAAGATATTCTTTCTTTAAAGAAATCTATGCAGATCAAACGGTGATCGTAAGTGTAGAAATAGACGGATGCTCAGAAGATTCTTCTATCTACCGTTTTGTACACAAGTTTTATACTCCGGATGGGGTACACTGTGCTACTTCTGAAGCTACAGGAGTATGGATCGATATGATGCTTAGAAAAATGACGACCCCGCCAGATGATGTTGTGGAAGCCATGAATAAATATAAAAGCCCGGAAACTGTGGTTTTGTCAAAAGAAGACTTTAAAAAGTTCCCTTTTCATCCACACAATATTGATCCGGCAGAACTTACAAAATAA
- the thiL gene encoding thiamine-phosphate kinase — protein MFEDKSQELTPISKLGEFGLIKHLTENFPLSNESSILGVGDDAAVINPENKKVVLTTDVLAEGVHFNLGYVPLKHLGYKAVVVNLSDIAAMNAVPTQILVSLAVSNRFPVEALEEIYAGIQAACTRYKVDLIGGDTTSSNSGLVMSITAVGLENEENIVKRSGAKANDLLVVSGDLGGAYMGLQILEREHAVYLADPNMQPEMEGYDYILERQLKPEARTDIKTILEELDIKPTSMIDISDGLASEILHLSDQSGVGFRLYEEKIPMDSLTISTADEMNLNPVMTALSGGEDYELLFTISSNDFDKIKNHPDFTIIGHAVEKEDGNFMVARGSNQLVALTAQGWDAFLGNQNG, from the coding sequence ATGTTTGAAGATAAATCACAGGAGCTGACGCCCATTTCAAAATTGGGAGAATTTGGCCTTATTAAACATTTGACGGAAAATTTTCCCCTATCCAATGAATCTTCAATACTTGGAGTAGGAGATGATGCGGCAGTGATCAATCCCGAAAATAAAAAAGTAGTTCTTACGACAGACGTTCTGGCAGAAGGAGTACATTTTAATTTAGGGTATGTCCCTTTAAAGCACCTTGGCTATAAAGCTGTAGTGGTAAACCTTAGCGATATTGCTGCTATGAATGCTGTTCCTACTCAGATACTGGTTTCCCTTGCTGTTTCCAACCGTTTTCCGGTAGAAGCTTTAGAAGAAATCTATGCAGGAATACAGGCTGCATGTACAAGATACAAGGTAGATCTGATTGGAGGAGATACTACAAGTTCTAATTCCGGACTGGTGATGAGTATTACCGCTGTAGGACTTGAGAATGAAGAGAATATTGTAAAAAGAAGTGGTGCTAAAGCTAATGATCTTCTTGTAGTAAGCGGAGACTTAGGTGGAGCCTACATGGGACTTCAGATTTTGGAGAGAGAACATGCTGTTTATCTTGCAGATCCAAATATGCAGCCGGAGATGGAGGGATATGATTATATCCTGGAAAGACAGTTAAAACCTGAAGCAAGAACAGATATTAAAACCATTTTGGAAGAACTGGATATTAAGCCAACTTCTATGATTGATATTTCTGATGGTCTGGCTTCTGAAATTCTTCACCTTTCTGATCAGTCAGGAGTAGGGTTCAGGCTTTATGAAGAAAAAATTCCGATGGATAGCCTTACGATCTCTACGGCAGATGAAATGAATTTAAATCCTGTAATGACTGCCTTAAGTGGTGGTGAGGATTATGAATTACTGTTTACCATTTCATCTAATGATTTTGATAAAATTAAAAACCATCCTGATTTTACCATTATAGGACATGCTGTTGAAAAAGAAGATGGAAACTTTATGGTAGCAAGGGGTTCTAACCAGCTTGTTGCTCTTACGGCACAGGGCTGGGACGCCTTCCTTGGTAACCAGAATGGATAA